A segment of the Lolium perenne isolate Kyuss_39 chromosome 3, Kyuss_2.0, whole genome shotgun sequence genome:
TCCATAAAAAAATAATACTACAAGAGAAAATACTCGCAATGTCGTGAAGGAGAAACTATGTGCTGTACCTGAACCTATATGTGGTGAATGTGAACATGGATGTGACATGTGTGAACCTGGATGCTTATGACACTTGTAGATGTTGTGCGGTCTATTCTCTATATACGTATGAACTGTGTGTGGGAATATGGTGTGGGGAGATTTTGCCCGACTTTTGAGCCTTCTGAATTAAAATCTTAGGAGGAATTTTTTCAGTTATCATATGTAACGCGGTTCTGTAACCAAATGTACGGGTTTTATTTGGTTGTTTAACCATGAGCAAATATGCCACAGTATTCTTGCTTGTCTTTACAAAGAAAATTTGGTCACGTTGTGCACCAAGGGCAAATGCGTCTTTTCATGTTGCTCTTTAGCaccgttagtactcaaaaaatgaaCTAGAGTGTCATATTATTAGGTAACAAGTTCTGGCCAGGTGTCAAATAGTGAAGAAACATTTCCGGGGTCAAATAGGGAAGCAGATTTTTAGGTTGTGTAAAATAAGGAATTATCTGAAAACCTAAAATCCTCTCTCCATTCCCCATTCCCAGATCCAATAGCCCACCAAGGGGTGAGGGCGACatgagccaccgccgccgccaccaactcTCGTCGTCGTTGCCAGAACTGGCGCATCCGCTGGATATCgatgacctcctccatgagatcaTGTTGCGCCTCCCGCCGCAGCCGCCTTACCTCTTACGTGCGTCCATCGTCTCCAAGCGATGGCGCCGCCTCGCCACCGACCGCAAGTTCCTTCGCCGCTTCAGCATCCACCACCGGAAGCCTCCCCTCCTTGGTGATTTCTCGTACCAACGCGGAAAATTCTCCTTCAGATCCTACCTTGATCCGCCCTACTGCATCCCTCCCAAGCGCTTCACCCTGCGACCCAGCGGCAGCGAACAATGGACGTGCCTCGACTGCCGCCACGGATTCCTACTCTTTGATGACTGGATATCGAGGCAGGTAATCGTGTGGGACCCCATCACTGATGACCTCCACATCTTTCCCTATCCACCCTATCCACTGCAGTTCCACGAATCTAGGATTGAGCTTGGGGCGGTGCTCTGTGCTGCTGCCGACCAGGGCCATGTTCATGGCGCCTGCCACTCGAGCCCTTTCAAAGTGGTCGTGCTGAGCAGCTACCTGCACAAAGATGAAGCCGTCAATGAAATTATCACCTTCGCAAGCGTTTACTCTTCAGACACTGTTGGCATATGGAGTGATCTCGTATCAACAACACTTTCGTGGAGCGCTATAATGTTTCCATTTCGCAGCACACTTGTCGGTAACACCCTTCACTGGCTGCTTGGGATGAATATCAATGGTATACTTGAGTTTGATTTGGATGCACAGAGGCTCTCTGTGACCAAGACGCCTCTTTGTGCTCCTCCTTGCAATCACAGTGTTGGGATCATCCAGTCAGAGGATGGCGGTGTTGGCTTCGCTGCATTGTCTGGCCCTCGCTACTGCCCCTGTTTGCAAATGTGGGACAGGAAGGTTGATCCTCATGGAGTTATCACATGGGTGTTGCGGAAGACTCTTGAACTGCAGAAGATTCTTGGATTGGAGTCTAGGATTGAGAATAAAAATTTATCTATAATGTACTATCTGAATGATGTTCATGCCATCTTTTTGCGGGTGCAGTCATCTATCTACATGGTTCAACTTGAATCTATGCAGTCTAAGGAACTTGTTAAAAGCTTCCATAGTTGCATCTATCTGCCTTTCACAAGTTTCTGGGCCGAAGGTAACTGCTTGCGCATCTTTATATTGCACGACTCCTACATCAAAATGTTTTTCATAGGAATAAAGCATGTACTTCTGAAGTGTTAACTTCAAACTTAACATTTTTTTATTAACTTATAGCCATATTGTCTTTTAAGTTTTTATGTTATCATTGAACTGTGGGTGCCTATGTTACCAAACTGCAGTTTTCTTATGAACCCTACCAACTCTAGTTAGTTCATGGCTTACCATGTTAGCATCCCTACTGATCTTAGCTAGTCTAGTACCTTTTCCCTAAACAACTCACGAAGAACGCATAAATAGACGTATTATGTGTGCTCTCTTTTGTTGGCTCAATTGCCTCCGCGCAATCAGTTTCGATTATGAAGTCTGATGGGGACCAATGCAGAGCAAGTTGCATTCCTTC
Coding sequences within it:
- the LOC127344272 gene encoding uncharacterized protein isoform X1, producing MSHRRRHQLSSSLPELAHPLDIDDLLHEIMLRLPPQPPYLLRASIVSKRWRRLATDRKFLRRFSIHHRKPPLLGDFSYQRGKFSFRSYLDPPYCIPPKRFTLRPSGSEQWTCLDCRHGFLLFDDWISRQVIVWDPITDDLHIFPYPPYPLQFHESRIELGAVLCAAADQGHVHGACHSSPFKVVVLSSYLHKDEAVNEIITFASVYSSDTVGIWSDLVSTTLSWSAIMFPFRSTLVGNTLHWLLGMNINGILEFDLDAQRLSVTKTPLCAPPCNHSVGIIQSEDGGVGFAALSGPRYCPCLQMWDRKVDPHGVITWVLRKTLELQKILGLESRIENKNLSIMYYLNDVHAIFLRVQSSIYMVQLESMQSKELVKSFHSCIYLPFTSFWAEGKQVARARAVPPQKRKGKGVFSSSKQKQLITG